A region of Shewanella psychromarinicola DNA encodes the following proteins:
- a CDS encoding oxidoreductase: protein MTALRFAPLTLINGLTLKNRVVVPPMASQTADNNGLATEQTLTHYQNLAQSGAGLVMVEYSHVNLAGRSESNQLGAHDDACIAGLSIIASALHHAGATTGLQITHCGGKDSAGISSDVMGPSGITVPAYDRVLPTPRAMTLDDIAQWQQDFVSAAIRADKAGFDLVEIHCAHGYGINQWLSPLTNQRDDQYGGSLENRTRILLEIVRAIKQATPRLAVMTRIPGQDGYPGGLSHTDMGQVAQWLVGAGVEILNVSSGIGGWNRPKDKRGEGFLVDDAAPLKGKTSAAVIGVGGIETVDYIETILATKQVDLVAVGRAILAGPGEFAARVMVTELALS, encoded by the coding sequence ATGACCGCGCTACGCTTTGCCCCATTGACGTTAATCAATGGATTAACCTTAAAAAACCGTGTTGTGGTGCCACCAATGGCATCGCAAACCGCAGACAATAATGGCTTGGCCACCGAGCAAACCCTAACTCATTATCAAAACCTAGCCCAATCGGGTGCTGGGCTGGTGATGGTTGAATACAGCCACGTCAATCTTGCTGGTCGCAGTGAATCGAATCAATTAGGCGCTCATGATGATGCCTGCATTGCGGGACTTAGCATCATCGCTAGCGCGTTACACCATGCAGGCGCGACAACAGGTCTACAAATTACCCATTGTGGCGGTAAAGACAGTGCAGGAATTAGCTCAGATGTGATGGGCCCTTCAGGCATTACAGTGCCAGCCTATGACCGCGTATTGCCGACACCAAGAGCAATGACACTCGATGACATAGCACAATGGCAGCAAGACTTTGTGAGTGCCGCTATTCGTGCCGATAAAGCGGGTTTTGATTTAGTCGAAATTCATTGTGCCCATGGCTACGGCATTAATCAGTGGTTATCGCCATTGACCAATCAACGTGATGATCAATATGGTGGTAGCCTTGAAAACCGAACTCGAATTTTGCTAGAAATTGTCCGCGCAATAAAACAAGCCACGCCAAGATTGGCTGTGATGACGCGGATCCCTGGTCAAGATGGCTATCCAGGTGGATTATCCCATACGGATATGGGTCAAGTCGCTCAGTGGTTAGTGGGTGCTGGGGTTGAAATTTTGAATGTATCATCGGGAATTGGTGGTTGGAATCGGCCTAAAGATAAACGTGGCGAAGGTTTTTTAGTTGACGATGCCGCGCCGCTTAAAGGCAAAACCTCAGCTGCCGTCATTGGCGTAGGCGGTATTGAAACGGTTGATTATATTGAGACCATACTCGCCACAAAACAAGTTGATCTTGTTGCCGTTGGTCGCGCTATTTTGGCCGGACCCGGTGAATTTGCCGCGCGGGTGATGGTGACCGAATTAGCCTTGAGTTAA